TGAAACGCTTCTTTGTCAGTGAGTTTCTCCTTACCCTTCTTCGACTTTGAAGTTGAGGCCGATGTTTTTACTACCCTTTTCGTGGTTGGTTCACTAGTTTGATCAACTGAAGATTTGCACGTATCCCTaccatgacctggttctttgcaacgagtacatgttcttactgTTTTTTCAGTGTCTTCACCCGTTGACGGATGACGTTTTGTTGATTTTGGGCATCCGGGAGCACTTTTCGGCTTAATGGGAGGGTTTACAATTGGTAGGACGTTGGGCCccggatccgaccattcagaccgatggggcaaaggaaggatgtgttccatATACGTACTTATATAAGTTTCTGTCGTGAACCAATGAgatacaaattgagtaacatcaGCTACTCCAAACAGTCGTGCTATTGTAATAacatgtccgcaaggtatgcctgatCCCTGCCACTGCCCACATGAACAAACTTTATCTGCTAGATTAACGAGGCCATTTTTCCGTCCATCGCGCACTTCGactagattgtttgtcgatggaattgcttgccatcttcttgactttttcgtcctcttggctagtttatgttcagcatatggagtaacagttgaagtaagactaaccgattggttgcgatgtttgaaataccaatcttgtaccgaagcgcgaaaaaattccaataacatgcaaacaggtagttttcgagcatgtacggatagtgcattaacagactctacactgttgctagtaaggtatgaatacctaacatgttccgctctacttctagaccatttgtggaacccgacatcacttaaaattttgtaagacgctttcaatcttcttcgaaatacatcaagatgatcctcaaaatctgacgcacgataagctttgaccattttccaataatgccattcaaaatatttgaatttgttcgATTTACTTTTAATGCTTGCAAACAAATGACGAGCGCATAAACAGTGAAACGCTTCGGGGAACACGGTTGAAACACCATGTGCTATTGGCAAACCTCGATCCGAAATAAAAGTAAGCTCTGACATACGATCACCCATTCCCCAAGTCATCAAATGGTCTCGTAGGTTGCCCAAAAACCAATCCAAAGACTCGTTTGTCTCACCGCcagcaattccataagccaatggcaaaattccattattgccatccatcgcaacagcaactaaatttgtacccaaatatcctgccttcaaatgcgctccatcgacgatgattatcgggcgacaatgttgaacaaatgattgaatctgcaggaatgaacaatgttaaaacaaatatgtttttaattttttaatcGATACGCAAGGAACACAAAATTTAAAATATACATATTAAATGGTAATAGTgatacttacaactacgccaagggAATAATAACACATCAGAAATCTATTTTCTTTGTCTGTGATCAAATTCGTTACGCTTCCGGGGTTGTGAATCTTAATGTTATGTAGGTAAATTGGAAGCATTTGGTACGACTCTTCACTACTCCCACGAAGCAtctgtaatgtatgacatttggccctccatgcttgattgtaagatatgctgaCACCAAATCGGCTGCCTATATCTGCACGTATATCGTTTGCTTTATATTCCCGGTTTGCAGATTTGAATgaatccacaagcatactacccaacacctttttggttgcatgtttattatttcccataattagtgtgcgtgagcatgtgtgtacgtcatgcagtttctttaccataaagttttcagtgaatcgtattctgtaagcactacatttccactcacagtttggcaacacacatttagcggtgtatcgagatttgtctgactttacaggctttatttggaagttttcttcaagacattttgtaaatagggtgtttataaactcttctttgttcaagaaagtttgacggactttaattaaatctgacaccctatacgtggttggtatttcagtcgtctgttcgcgctcttcctcatgctgactcaaaagagttggcatattccagaacggatcttgcttttcttctttatattggaattctgcgtctccgtcttttcctccatctgaatcactatcttcgacaagaggtacctcaaacgggtggtctaattctttaattttacatacgttttcaagaccatagttatgcaaatcaaactcttctgtgttaGGAAGTGGCAATTCAGGTTCTTCCGCTTCCAAATTGTTGCTTGCAAGGTTTTCTTCGGTATCATTTTGTAGTAATaattgttgtggttggtgttttggtggttttggtggtTTTGGTTTTTTTTGGTATGGGTGTTTCTTGGTTTTGTTGTAGTAGTGGCTGGTTTGTCGAGAATTTTGTTTCTGGAATCCGTTGTGACTGATGCATTATTACTCTATcgacaatataaatatcaataggagcatttacaattgcatattgtaaaaactctagaaagtcttcatcatcatcagtaatatcaaaaacttgattattaaaaacgtatctcattgaaacagctgCATTCGGTGGGAATTGAatctttttaagaacattttttaacaatattctccgattcattggttttacggtcgcaattgggagtcttaaccgaattctaaaacaatctcgtggcatatatatgggtatgttgttaatgtactcaaaagaacccccacaacatatattaacaacaaatttttcatcattaacacaattcataatGACAAAATTAGTGAAAAAGTGGTTAAAATAGTACCTTAACGTGGGTATAAGCTCTGCATTGAAAAATTTTGAAATATTTATGAGACTGTGATTTCAAAGTCTCAGGGTCAATCTATATATAGGGACATAATATTATCCGTAAAAATCTAGGATATCTGACGAAATCTTATCCACAAAATCGTATttctgatcagataaggtcgcaagctcgcaagacgcaaggacgcaaacttgcgccttgcgagggcaactcGCAAGCCTCCTTGCGTCTTGCCAGGGCAAtctggcaaattttttttttttgggctccagCGCAAGAAACTACATGGAAATGAGCATTTTGGCTATAATCCCTTTTCGGTTCCATATATGTTCATTTTTGGAGTAACGTCATTTCAATGAAAGCTCCAATTTTTCTTTAAAATTGTTTCGCATATGAAAGCTTACTTTAGCTCAATATGTTTGATCTTTGACATCTTTGATTTAACAAACACGTTTGGATAGCTAGAAAATCGTATATAGTAACTATTCTACCATAAAACAACATTAATTTGGAGTTGTTCGAAATATTTAACACCTACTATACATTTCACATAAAAAGTTTAAAAATAATCCGAATGAAACTTTATAAAGTTTTGATTAATAATTTCCAACCAAAATAAGTCtttatagattttttttttttttttgcaaagcaAGCATTATATAGAAACCAAACACAGATATTACAAAGTCGCGACCTAACCAACATTTGCAACTAAGCAAACAGAGAGAACAGTTTGATACAGTGAAATAAGACTTGAAACTCGAATATAAACAAAACAAAGTAATTAACCGATCCCTAGCCTATTATTTGTTGAAGAAACGAAGAAGCCAGGGTTTATCAACCATTGATGCCAAACCAACGAAGAATTCTTTAGCCGTTTTGAGATCCACGCGAAGCTAGAAGTTTGGATGCTTGTTAGAATTTTTTGCGGAATCCAGGGTTGATTTTTAAAAACCGAATCAttcctttccttccatagaacataACAAGTTACCCATTTCAAACTTTGCCAAATAATTTTACCCGTCAAAGTAGCATTTGAACCTAACGAACAGTCGTCGAAGACTTGGTCAACGGTGAGGGATGAAGTAGATGGAAGATTCCACCATTTCAGCACCATATTCCAAATCTCCAAGACCTTTGTACATTGTGTGAGAAAATGATCTGCCGTCTCGATATCTATCAAGCAAAGAGGGCACAAAGTTGAGTCTAAATCGATACCTCTTTTCTCTAATTCAATCTTAACCGGGATCCGCTTTTTTTTTGCTCTCCATACGAAGACTTCGACTTTTAAAGGGGCTGTTTTGTTGCGTAGCGTTACATCCGGGGTTGCATTACCGAAAGAGAATTTTTTATCGTCTATGAGCGTTGACATCGTTTTCGATTTGTAGAAGCCATCGTCGTCCAGGCTCCACTTCCATTTATCGTCTTGGTCTGCATTTAATGTAATCGAATTCAGGAGTGTTTTAAGACCCATTAATTCGGTTTCAGCCCGACCTCTGACGGGCCTGACCCAGTCTTCGCATAGCACATTGTTGCTGAACCGAACCATGACCGAAACCTGCTTGCAGTTTTCTAGAGCATAAAGCCTTTTGAATTGGTCCATTAGCTTGAGATCTCCGATCCATGCTTCTTCCCAGAATTTGAAAGAGCTGCCATTCCCGATTTGTTTGACAAAAGACGAACTGAAATCTAGCCCCATAGAATCTATGGAAACACCTGCTTTAATAATATTTTGCCAAGTGGAGTAACCTCGAAACACAAAATCACCGTTAGTACCAAGTAACCCACCCCCCGCCCCATAGATGCTTGAGATGACTTTAACCCAAAGGGAGTTTTGGTCGGTTttgaaacgccaccaccatttcccCAAGAGGGCTAAGTTTTTTGTATCTAACGACCCAATACTCAGTCCCCCCGACCCATAAGGAAGAAGAACCTTGTCCCATTTTACCCAACACATTTTTCTTTTGTCACCCGACCCTCCCCAAAAAAAATTGCACCTCAAAGATTCAAGAAGCTTTAGAACACTACCAGGAGCGCGGAAGAGCGAGAAAAAGTAGAGAGGCAAGCTGCTTAACACGGACTTTACCAGGGTTAATCGACCACCGAATGAGATAGACTTAGATTTCCAACCCGAGAGTCTTTTTTGGAACTTTTCGATGACGGGCTGCCACATATTAGCTTTGTTCATCTTAACACCGATTGGTAAGCCTAGGTAGTTGAGTGGGAAATGATCAGGGGTGCATTTGAGCCTATTCGCCATAATGCTTAGTTCGGTATCATTGACCCCAATTCCATATAAGTTACTTTTTTGTATGTTTACTTTAAGACCCGATAATTTTTCGAAGCACAAGAGGAGTTTCATGATGTTCGTCAAATTTGTATCACTCCACTCACCGAATAGAATCATGTCATCGGCGTATTGTAAGTGGGAAACCATAACTCCATTTCGGCCAACACTTATACCTTTTATCTCACCCACTTCAATTGCTCTTTGGACAAGAATGTTCAACCCCTCGGCCGCAATTATGAATAAAAATGGCGAGATAGGATCACCTTGCCTAACTCCTTTGTCCGGTTTGAATTCGCTTGTGGGTGACCCATTTACGAGAATTGAAATTGTGGTTGATGTCAAGCAAGCTTTGATCCACTTTATCCATTTATCCCCGAATCCTAGGTTCTTCATTGTGTTTAGGATAAAACTCCACTTAAGTCGGTCAAAAGCTTTCTCGAAGTCGATTTTAAAAATAAAGCCTTTTCTTTTTTCTCTCTTTAGCTCATCTATAACTTCGTTTGCAACGAGTACCCCGTCTAAAATATATCTACCACCGATGTAAGCACTTTGTTCTACACCGATCACTTTATGAATGACTTTTGCTAGCCGAGAGGAAAGAACTTTTGAGATTATTTTGTACACACTTCCAATTAAGCTTATAGGTCGAAAGTCTTTTAGACCAAGAGGATTATCGTTTTTTGGAATTAGCGTAATGAAGGAGGCGTTGCATCCATTTGAGATCTCCATACGGTGCCAGAACCAATCGAATATTTTGAGGACGTCCTCTTTTATCAACCAccaaaattttttgaaaaatttaagATTGAACCCATCGGGTCCAGGTGCTTTTGAACTACCGCAGTTTTTGATGGCGTTCcatatttcttcttcttcaaatatgttttcgagcatgtTGATGTCTTCTGGAAAGATACGTCTGATGTCAAAATTAAAAGTGCCATGATCATCATCTTCAAGTTTGAATATGTTCGAGAAATATCCAAGCACTTCGTCTTTGATCTGTTGCGGATTATCTGTCCAAATCCCATTTACTTGCAACCCCCGAATCGTATTCTTATTCGCTCTTCTTTTAACAAAATTATGGAAGTATTTCGAATTTTCGTCGCCTTCCAACGCCCATTTAATCTTTGCTTTCTGTTTCATCATATTGGCTTGGATTTTTTCCTTTTCGAGCCATATCTTTTTTTCATCCAACCACTCCATTCTTTCGTTTTCTGTTAGAACTCTAGAATCTGCCAAAGTTTCCCATTTGCTCACTGCCTTTGAGTGCTTGTTAATTTCTTCTTCGAGATTTTCAAATTTTGATCCTTGGATCTTTAATTCGAGTTTCACTTTTTTTAGCTTATTCCGCATGTTGCAATCAGGCCTGTTGTTGGTTTCATTTGACGCCCATATattttctactttttcatctatgcCGTCAATCTTAAGCCATTCGTTGAACACCCGGATTGGCTTCGGACCAAAATCATTCCTACCGTTTCTCAAGATGATCGGGGCGTGATCAGAAAGTTTACGTTCGAGAACAGTGGCTGAAAGATCAGGCCAACTCTCGATGAATTCTTCTGAGACTAGAAACCTATCTAGTTTGCTGAACTTGATCCCATTATCACAAATCCGAGTGTATTTTTTCCCCCCGAGGGGGATATCAATTAGGCCCGTTTTGTTGATAAATTCATTGAATCTGTGAGCCCAGTTGTTGTTGAATACCGAATTGAGTCGATCATCTTGACGTCTAACTTCATTAAAATCACCGCATATTACCCATGGCATATTACCGTAGCACATTACTTGTTCCAAGTTATTCCAGAAGCGAATTTTCTTACTTGTGGAGTGAGGTCCATATACGTTAATGATTGCCACCTCGGAACTTATACCTTCTATGTTACCTTTGATAGCAATGAAAAATTCACCTTCGATTGCCTCGTTGACTTTCAAGATCGTAGGGTCCCATATGAGAATCAGGCCCCCCGAAAAACCAATAGCATTTTTCTGAACATACGCGTAAGAGTttgaaccccaaaaatattctaggAAGGAATCATCGATCTCACCACATCGTGTTTCCTGTAAAGCCATAATCCAAGGGTTTTCCTTCCGACGAAGATCTCTAAGCCATTTTAACTTACCGGATTTTTTTACACCTCTAATGTTTAGTGATAGAATAATCATAAAAACAGTAGATACGATAGTGAGAAGTGTGGAGGAAGTTACCTCTTGGAAGTCCAATGGACTCCAATCTTTTCTCCGAATTCATTGACATCCTTGCTATTGAACAAGTTGCTTGATTCCAGTGAGTTTGATTTCGAGGATCCTTTAGAATTTTTTGGTTTGGGTTTGGTAACTTTGATTCTGAAGTTGTTTCCAGTTGCTTTGGGTTTGGTACCTTGATTGTTGTTGGTCTGTGATTTCTGTTTCGATCTTGCAAGTTGTTTGAACTTTTGCATTTTTGAGGTATAAGTAACTATAGGTGTATTGGATATTATTTTGGTTTTGGTGATTGAAATTGTTTTGTTTTTGGATTGTGATGTGATAATTGGAACTGCTATGTTTTTGTTTCTTGCCTGGTTTAAGTTATTGGTTTTCAGGTTTGGTGGAAGTTCGACAGTAGGTAGGATTTGGTTTGGTTCGATATGCTCAGCGAAAGGAATAGTGGAAGTGTTATTAACAGGGTCTGTGTCCGTGGTTTCTTCGATAACCAAGGAGTCTAAGATTGGGGATTGGTTGCTTTCGGGCGACGGATTGAGATGAGTTGTCGGGTGGCATGACAGATGAGTTGTGGTTTCAAGGACACTTTTTGATAAATTATCACTGCTTTTTTGATTAGGTTTCGGATTTGATGGCGATAAAGGGGAAGAAATCGGAACTTCAGGAAGGTTAAATGGTTTGATTGGAGAATGTTTGTTAATGGATCGGATACATGGTGTGTTAATGGGTTCGGTTGTCATAGGTTTAGGGGTAGTGTTGGGCTCTGAAGGGTTGGGCAATGGTGTAGTGGAATTAGGAGAAGTGTTGGGCTTTGGTGAATTGGGATTGGTGAAGATGGACTTGGGTGAGCTAGATTTAGAAGTAGTAATGGGCTTAGGTGTATGTACATCAGTGGGTGTGGGTGAGTTGAGCCGACAGTTGGAATGTTGTGGGATGTTAATCATTTTTTGTGGGGTGGTGTGTTGGCCATTATTAAAGTTATGTAGGTTTTTTGTGGGAGACAAGGCATGGTTATTGTCAGAGAATAATATATCTTTTTCCATGCGTTTGCTTATCCCATGATTGTGTTTCCCATCTGAGTTGGATCCCTCAATATTCTGAAAATTGCAACCCTCTGAAATCCAGTCGTCTTCTTCAATAGTCCGGTTATCATGAAGATTCCGGTGGGTGTTTGCTGAAAAGGTGTCAGAGACATAGGATTCATCATCTGATGCATCTTCTCCTGATTTAGAATCTGTGATCCTTTCCGTGTTTTTTTCTTCCATCTCAATCTCAATTACATCACTTTCAGAGACGAAAACTTTGACTTCTTTTGAATCTACTATTAGTTGAACAGTGTCTCTGATAAGTTCATCGAATGATGTTTTAATAAGGACTTTTCCCACGACTAACGATTGATTGCCGGTGATAGTACAGTTATTTGTAGATATGACTTTTCCCCACCAATTGGCCACCGACTTGAACGTATTCTCATTCCATGCTTTTACCGGAACCCCCAAGATGCTAATCCAAGTTAGCCTCATTGTTGTAACGTCTTGGTTATTCCATATCTTAACATTATTTAGCCACGAGTGAATGAAGTGATTCGTATTATCTACAATGAGTTTTGCAGTTTTAGGGTTTTCAAAAACAAGCATAATATCAAACCCACCAAGATACTTGATGTTAAAACCATCAAGCCCTTCTGCTGCACAAATTTCCCCAAAGCGTTCAAGGAGATCGATCGATTTAACTTGGCCAGTGATTGATTTTTCCAGTAGGTTATTACTGGATGAATCAATGGTTGCATGGACAACTTTGGACACATTGTTGTCTTTTCTTTTGGCGTTAAGGATCTCCCtcgcatccaagacttttctatagCTTCTACCATCGTTTTTATTGTTGAAAAGATTGGTTTCAGGCTTGTTGATTGATTGTTTGAACATAGATGGTTGGTTGGTTCTTTCTTTTGGTTTTTCATTATTGCTCCCTTTCCTTTCGTTTGCAATGTAACATCGAATAGTCAGATCTCCAGCTTTTGCTGTGCTTAAGGTTTTTGCAAACCCTTCCATGTTGTAATCTGCGACGTCTGTAAATCTAACgaaaccatatcttgctccagtttTTAACCTCTTCAGTGGAGGAACAAAAATTTCCCTTAAAGACCCATAGTTCTTGAGTAGTCGCCATAAATCGGTTACCGTCCAAGAATCAgggaaattgaagaagaagaaggatttTATCCCATTCGTGTTGATAACCCTAGTAGTCTGTTGTCGTTGCTTGCCGTTCTCCACTCCCTTCATGATCCCGTTCCCTGTAGTGTTTGAAGCTTCGAGAGCCTCATTGGTTGGTCTCTCAATTGGTTTTCTCTCTCCTCGCTTTtcactccctctctctctctccattTTTTTTTACGTCTATGCGTCTTTATAGATACATCATACATTTTACAAGGATTGTTGTAAATATATCAAAAGGACAGATCACATCTAGTTTTTGATCATATCTATATTTTTCTCATAAATTATCATATACGGGGTAGATAGAAATTCAAAAGTGACGTGGCAGACCAACCATACATTCAAAGAATATCCTTTCTTCTCATTCTCACCAATTAAATATCTTCTTCCTAAAATCATCAAACATCCTTATAAATACCCTCCAATTTCTTTGATTAAAAAAACACATTTTTTATATACTTTTAGAGAAAACAAATCAAATGTCAATGGTGGTGAATTTGTGGATGGAAGAATTGACAAAAATTACCGACAAGATTCGGTTAAAGAAAAAACATCAGCAACAACAAATGCCTAATATCTTACTCAAATCTCAAACAACTCAAAATGAAGCCGATGATGATGCAGAATCAGGAATGGGTATATTTAAGGTGGAAAATCAACCTgtttcatcggtgttgcaaaaatcGTCAGCAACGGAGAATGATGAGTTGTCAGAAGAAACGGTTTTTTGGCTCATGGATCGTTTTGCACCCTGCTAAATGATTTTTAGTGTTTTATTTACCTCTTTGTTCACGTATAATTGTATATGATGATAGTGTAAGTGGCACAATGTTATGTATGCATATAATCCCTATAGTTTTTTTTAATGGGAAACTTTGTTTTTTTGACTTTCTTTTTTATTTGAACATGAAAAGTTGATGTACTTAGACCACTCCCTATGGATTAGTTATCcgtcattacccgctcattacccgtaatgaaccataggcacggCTTAGTTACCCGCACTCACCATGGATTTAACGGATGTGTTTAGTTAGTTATAGGAATCGTGGGTCCCGGTGGCTTTTTAttattggacttgatgctttattgcttgtacgttgtatattaagaggggtattgttttagccatgatagggagtgtttagttatgagttagttataggatatttgtgttgatgtggcgctgagttagttataggatatttgtGTTAATcctcaaagtttattaaaatcttgttGGCACGACTCATGAGTTCAGAACTAAAACTAGTCAAATTCATGATTTCTGAAAAAGTTACGCATTTACCTCCCTCATTCGCTAAAAAGTTAGAGTCGTCCCCTTGAGTTTTGAACGAGTACATTTGCCGGTGAAAAAACTACGCAGTAGGTTTGTCTCGTGAAAAACCATCTGTGGAAGAGATTTAGCTGCCGCCAAATCTTTCACAAGATATGCACCAAATTGTGAAACGTGCCCGTGAAATTAAACTGTGGGAGGAGTCACATTGATGGTGGCGAAGGTGATGGCCCTATTTGTTTTTCTTGTCGTACACTTTGTATTTTCACAGGGTTTATTTGTGTGTATTGTTTGGTTATAACTAGAGGAGCCATCGCATTGCGTCGGGGGCTTCGTTTCGAATATAATTTGTTGCATTTATTTCGTAAGATTATTCTGTGTTTATCGGTTATGTCGGTTAACCTAACTCGAATACTACGAAAATATAAAGTCCGTTAAAAATTTAGGTAAGTTTAGTGGGAGatattatgaaaaataaaaaaaagttaTCTTTTAGCCCCTTGTAGTTTAGCTTTACACCACTATAAAGTTTTCAAAGAATTTACATTTGCCCCCCCTGAGGTTTGCAATGGTTGTCAACTTCTAGTGTGGTAGCATTATGGGTACAATTCCATTTTAACGCGAGCTACGAACGATTTAAGCACGAAAGGAGTTATCATTCATAGTTTTTACGTTTTAGATAAagggtaaatgtgtaagtgattaaCTGATTATTATGAATTAAACGAAAAGTAAAATTAATGCTGATATGGCATGTAGAAGTTTAATGAAAGGTATTAAGATAGTGAGTGGTCCTAAAAATTATAGTTAGAACACACTATTTCTTGAGGACAATAGTATCATTTCTAACTTTGTAGGTCATCTATACTTCTAAATTAATTTAGTAGTACATCTTAATTTTTATATTGTATTGTGTATACTAAATTCAATTAAATAGTTTTGAAATAATTAAAAACGCACAAGTAGGTCATTTATTTGACCAATGGCCATTGACATAACAATATGTAATTGTCTTTCAGATCATAAAAAAAGTATTTTCTCATAaaagttttttaaaaaagtgtattttcgtAAATCTCCCTATATTTTATTTGGGATGTATTCGATTAATTGGGCTTCTATGGGCCTAATCTTAGTAGCATTGTATTTGGGGCTTTGGGCTATTATTTCTACCATCCACTTTTGTGATCCACAATAAATATCGAACAGTTTTAGGTTTTGTGAATAATCGTCAATTAACGCAAATATTTCAGCGATCAGTGAACGAAAATCAGAAGACGCACACAGATCGAATCGAAGATGTTTCCGGGAATGTTTATGCGAAAACCAGACAAACAAGCTGCATTGAAGCAGCTTCGTGTGCACGTTGGTTTGTTCGGGGCATGGGTCGCTGCTATTCGGGTCGCTCCATATGTTCTTCACTACTTTTCTGACAGCAAGGATGAGCTTGTTCTGGAATTCTAGGGTTTGCTCATCTAATCACATCTTACAAGGTAAATAAATTACGTAATGTTTATAATGAAATTGCTATGTTGATTTGATGCTGTGTTATTTTGATAGCTTAATTAGGGTTGTTGATCTGGTAGTTGATATCGAATTAGGTTAATACGTCAATGAACAGAAATTGATAATTTGTTACCAATAGTTTTATATATGGAGCCCTAAATTTTTTTAGGATGTTGAACTGCTAGTTGATATTGAGCTAGGTTAATTTGTCAATGAACAGAAATTGATAAtttgtttttattaatatttatattatattatatttatacagTTTTGGTTTCTTTATTACTAATAGTTTTATTTATGTATAGAACTCTAAATGTAATAATATACTATGTGAATTGATAATTCTTAAATTGTATTGCAGCTACGTTGTGATAAGGCGTTGTGAAAGAAGTGCCATATGAGGATGAATCTTTTCGGTTGGTTTAATTTTTATAGATTATGTTATGTTTGAATCCAGGAAACTAGTAGAGTATATTTTTTATGTTAATCAATTGCTCTGCTATTACATTCTATAAATTGCCCCTAGAACAATTGTTATTTGTTTATGGTTTCGGTTAAATCGTAATGGCAAAGTATTCATTCTTCTAGCATATGTGACTTTTTGTTATAAAATTTGATTTCTATAAACATCTAAACCAATAAGGTTTGATGTTAAGAAAGTCAGGTTTCTTAGAATTCACGTTTTTATGGACGTTTGTAAGTATCTGACTACG
This genomic window from Rutidosis leptorrhynchoides isolate AG116_Rl617_1_P2 chromosome 2, CSIRO_AGI_Rlap_v1, whole genome shotgun sequence contains:
- the LOC139890950 gene encoding mitochondrial import receptor subunit TOM6 homolog, whose amino-acid sequence is MFPGMFMRKPDKQAALKQLRVHVGLFGAWVAAIRVAPYVLHYFSDSKDELVLEF